A region from the Sulfuricurvum sp. genome encodes:
- a CDS encoding HlyD family efflux transporter periplasmic adaptor subunit, with translation MIKIILSFLFTVLILSGCKKDEPVSYQGYVEGEYVNIASSQSGRLDKVFVKRGDFVKASAPLFVLDSENEVDQLHQNESELASVQSVLSDMQKGSRPEELDVIKARLTQAKADADNFQEQLRRNKELYKANALSKEALDNTTASALRSAALVKELQDSLKVATIGDRHDRIESQKAKIKQIQALIAQTQWRLSEKALKAPTDAMVFDTLYREGEFIPVGGVIVRLLPPQNRKIRFFVPQNISEKLAIGQKLLIVSRSDGHKIPAHVTYISTEAEYTPPIIYSNETKDKLIYMIEAYPSLEDAPLLHPGQPVEVTLEHV, from the coding sequence ATGATAAAAATAATCCTCTCTTTTCTTTTCACCGTATTAATACTTTCAGGATGCAAAAAAGATGAACCTGTATCCTATCAAGGGTATGTCGAAGGCGAATACGTCAATATCGCATCATCCCAAAGCGGCAGACTGGATAAAGTGTTCGTAAAACGGGGGGATTTTGTAAAGGCTTCCGCTCCCCTATTCGTACTCGATTCCGAAAATGAAGTCGATCAACTGCATCAAAACGAATCGGAATTAGCCTCTGTGCAATCCGTTCTGAGTGACATGCAAAAAGGTTCCCGTCCCGAAGAGCTCGACGTTATCAAAGCCAGACTCACCCAAGCCAAAGCCGATGCCGATAATTTTCAAGAACAGCTCCGACGCAACAAGGAGCTCTATAAAGCCAACGCACTCTCCAAAGAAGCACTTGACAATACGACAGCATCTGCCCTCCGCAGCGCGGCACTGGTAAAAGAGCTGCAGGATAGCCTAAAAGTTGCCACAATCGGGGATCGCCATGACCGCATCGAATCCCAAAAAGCAAAAATAAAACAAATTCAGGCACTGATTGCCCAAACGCAATGGCGTTTAAGTGAAAAAGCGCTTAAAGCTCCTACCGATGCTATGGTATTTGACACGCTGTATCGGGAAGGGGAATTTATCCCTGTAGGAGGGGTTATTGTTCGACTGCTTCCGCCGCAAAACCGAAAAATTCGTTTTTTTGTCCCTCAAAATATCTCTGAAAAACTGGCCATCGGTCAAAAATTATTGATTGTTTCACGCAGTGACGGACATAAAATTCCGGCTCATGTCACCTATATTTCAACAGAAGCAGAGTACACGCCGCCTATTATCTACAGTAATGAAACGAAAGACAAACTCATCTACATGATCGAAGCCTATCCGAGCCTTGAAGATGCACCTCTGCTCCATCCCGGACAACCTGTGGAAGTTACTCTTGAACACGTATGA
- a CDS encoding Rrf2 family transcriptional regulator, which translates to MAGISTKGSYGLAAMYELALHYGQGHLQIRDIAEKANIPQNYLEQILATLRKEGLIQSIRGAGGGYLLAKAPNTISVFDILVALEGELCNPTDERLQPILHLYWNRIREDMKGVFHESLQDLVDQGNALDQQSMYFI; encoded by the coding sequence TTGGCAGGTATTTCGACAAAAGGGAGCTACGGCCTCGCCGCCATGTATGAGTTAGCGCTTCACTACGGACAAGGCCATCTTCAAATTCGCGACATAGCCGAAAAAGCCAACATTCCCCAAAACTATCTGGAACAAATTCTCGCGACCTTGCGTAAAGAGGGGTTGATTCAAAGCATTCGTGGAGCCGGAGGCGGTTACTTACTTGCAAAAGCTCCTAATACAATCTCGGTATTTGACATATTAGTCGCATTGGAAGGGGAACTTTGCAACCCTACGGATGAACGGTTACAACCGATTTTGCATCTGTATTGGAATCGTATCCGAGAAGATATGAAAGGTGTTTTTCACGAGAGCCTCCAAGATCTCGTCGATCAGGGAAATGCTCTGGATCAACAATCAATGTATTTTATTTAA
- a CDS encoding ABC transporter ATP-binding protein, with the protein MNTYENAIDVRGLNKYFGEKHVVKDLSLQVGRGEILGFLGPNGSGKTTAIRMLCGLLTPDSGEGHCLGYDIRTQSDAIKREAGYMTQKFSYWEDLSIRENLDFVARVYELANRKHVVDEALETLGLTSRSSQLARSLSGGWKQRLALAACMLRHPKLLLLDEPTAGVDPNARRDFWEELHELASQGVSVLISTHYMDEAERCHKLAYIAYGNLLAQGSAKNIIEAQKLFTYEVIGDRLMEISKLIEKDPAIEQTVIFGSTLHVSGKDSLAIEEVLKTQQFKSIPTTLEDVFIYLMKHTRDNYGESYEL; encoded by the coding sequence TTGAACACGTATGAGAACGCTATCGATGTTCGAGGTCTGAACAAATACTTCGGTGAAAAACATGTCGTTAAAGATCTATCCCTCCAAGTAGGACGTGGAGAGATTCTGGGATTTTTGGGGCCCAATGGAAGCGGAAAAACCACCGCTATCCGTATGCTCTGCGGTCTGCTCACCCCAGACAGCGGCGAGGGGCATTGTCTGGGATACGATATTCGTACCCAAAGCGACGCAATCAAACGCGAAGCAGGATACATGACCCAAAAATTTTCCTATTGGGAAGATTTGAGTATTCGTGAAAATCTCGATTTCGTCGCACGGGTTTATGAACTCGCCAACCGCAAACACGTTGTCGACGAAGCACTCGAAACACTCGGTCTTACCTCCCGTTCGTCCCAACTGGCACGTTCCCTCTCCGGAGGATGGAAACAGCGTCTTGCCCTCGCCGCATGTATGCTCCGCCACCCAAAATTGCTGCTTCTCGATGAGCCTACTGCCGGAGTCGATCCCAATGCACGACGCGATTTTTGGGAAGAGCTGCATGAGCTCGCATCCCAAGGAGTTTCAGTCCTCATCAGCACCCACTACATGGATGAAGCGGAACGGTGTCATAAACTCGCCTACATCGCCTATGGAAATCTCCTCGCACAGGGGAGTGCAAAAAATATCATCGAAGCGCAAAAACTTTTTACCTACGAAGTCATCGGAGATCGATTGATGGAGATTTCAAAACTGATCGAAAAAGATCCTGCCATCGAACAAACGGTCATTTTCGGTTCAACGCTTCATGTCAGCGGAAAAGACTCCCTAGCCATCGAAGAAGTACTGAAAACACAGCAATTTAAATCTATTCCCACCACACTGGAAGATGTCTTTATCTATCTCATGAAACATACGCGTGATAATTACGGAGAGAGTTATGAACTTTAG
- a CDS encoding GNAT family N-acetyltransferase, with protein sequence MPLYHLESLGRDAYITSISTLTDHESIRFADQSLAWWDRHFSWNAQGCAVLCNEKNEHLCYLFSKIDRYGEYITLYNLFTPLIEQRKGYATQILRLILAQAVEKHVRRITFSSVSASLDFYQLLGFIYWGVNDIGDFYCNLPLPKEGLDGIIAMIQDSDIQTLIGQNMDKIHTKVNANELKFTPAQTKVFEKDILKLGKSYARKELKILKESS encoded by the coding sequence ATGCCACTTTATCATCTCGAATCTCTTGGACGAGATGCCTACATCACATCTATCTCAACACTGACAGACCATGAAAGCATACGTTTTGCCGATCAGTCGTTAGCATGGTGGGATCGCCATTTCAGCTGGAATGCGCAGGGGTGTGCGGTACTGTGCAATGAAAAGAATGAGCATCTATGTTATCTTTTTTCAAAGATCGATCGATACGGCGAATATATCACCCTCTACAATCTATTTACCCCTCTGATAGAACAACGCAAAGGGTACGCTACACAGATACTCCGTCTAATCCTCGCCCAAGCTGTTGAAAAACATGTACGAAGAATCACGTTTTCTTCGGTATCGGCATCACTCGATTTTTATCAACTGCTAGGATTTATCTATTGGGGGGTCAATGATATCGGTGACTTTTATTGTAACTTACCGCTTCCGAAGGAGGGATTGGACGGTATCATCGCAATGATCCAAGATTCGGATATCCAGACACTGATCGGTCAGAATATGGATAAAATCCATACCAAAGTCAATGCCAACGAACTCAAATTTACACCTGCACAAACAAAAGTTTTTGAGAAGGATATTCTGAAGCTCGGTAAAAGCTATGCTCGAAAAGAACTCAAAATCCTGAAAGAATCATCATAA
- a CDS encoding rhodanese-like domain-containing protein — protein MLRNFHSILLAGLLLSPLYAVDYDGEKETIFETPYNVCVIPPQIDEAIAKGIQVVDEKAAKALYDQKAYFYDAREKRHYMKEHIKGAYPVYFDVSKAEYIVIQLPKDKDEKLVFYCYGETCANSYEAALSVRKLGYKNIYWLLDGFAPWKAAKYPIEGR, from the coding sequence ATGCTACGGAATTTTCATTCTATACTTTTAGCCGGTTTGCTACTTTCACCCCTTTACGCAGTTGATTATGACGGAGAAAAGGAGACTATTTTTGAAACGCCTTATAATGTTTGCGTCATCCCTCCCCAGATAGATGAAGCAATCGCAAAAGGGATTCAAGTTGTCGACGAAAAAGCAGCAAAAGCGCTGTATGACCAAAAAGCCTACTTTTACGATGCCCGTGAAAAACGGCACTATATGAAAGAGCATATCAAAGGGGCCTATCCCGTCTATTTTGATGTATCAAAAGCTGAATACATTGTGATCCAGCTGCCCAAAGACAAAGATGAAAAGCTTGTCTTTTATTGCTATGGAGAAACCTGTGCAAACTCTTATGAAGCCGCATTATCCGTTCGAAAACTAGGATATAAAAACATTTATTGGCTGCTTGACGGATTTGCGCCATGGAAGGCAGCAAAATATCCGATCGAAGGAAGATAG
- a CDS encoding thioredoxin domain-containing protein, translated as METLKIVCPHCNHVNSIANEVTKEDIPCQSCGLSLLDTTPIDCSSEVFQTHITENEIPVLVDFYSPECAPCMKMAPDYEKAASSFALEVRFIKVNTVEFPEIARQYGVNMLPTTIAFKNGREMNRFSSALSKDHLSMWAESLIQMVI; from the coding sequence ATGGAAACACTCAAAATAGTTTGCCCTCATTGCAATCATGTAAACAGCATAGCCAATGAAGTTACCAAAGAAGATATTCCCTGCCAATCATGCGGGCTTTCTTTACTGGATACGACACCTATCGATTGTTCAAGCGAAGTATTTCAAACCCACATTACCGAAAATGAGATTCCGGTACTTGTCGATTTTTATTCTCCTGAGTGCGCACCGTGCATGAAAATGGCTCCGGATTATGAAAAAGCGGCATCGTCATTTGCACTCGAAGTACGGTTTATCAAAGTAAATACGGTCGAATTTCCCGAAATTGCACGCCAATACGGTGTCAATATGCTCCCGACAACGATAGCGTTTAAAAACGGGAGAGAGATGAACCGTTTCAGCAGCGCATTGTCCAAAGATCATCTGAGTATGTGGGCGGAAAGCCTCATACAAATGGTTATTTAG
- a CDS encoding DUF234 domain-containing protein has product MKINQGFPPMSKNPTLLQQFRSFCFQNNATDIERAIEYFAIFGGMGWNVDMTKPLEELIEEKVLSNYRYIHGDLTKITQSNRSYHALLTALASGDRREYSAFRRADLGRKEGEESAAFLVKNSLLIRQESQEEPSDQNEEVSARLVFTAPFLRFWFFAVSPYYKGIKEGDFTEMKEHWENTKQSFFDPVYEGLVIALVKQSFKEDWMAKIGSYWDKNTEIEILGQTKSGKVIAGSCKYSKAKANKSELSKLQEKCAKAALHPDMYVIFSKNGFSSEFKKEKSDTLKLLSLKNLKSLMDDLNEKDLLVNTNKKY; this is encoded by the coding sequence GTGAAAATTAACCAAGGTTTCCCTCCTATGTCCAAAAATCCGACACTTCTCCAACAATTTCGCTCTTTTTGTTTTCAAAACAACGCAACGGATATCGAACGCGCTATCGAGTATTTCGCCATTTTCGGAGGGATGGGATGGAATGTCGATATGACCAAACCGCTGGAAGAACTGATCGAAGAGAAGGTTTTGTCCAATTACCGGTATATCCACGGCGATTTAACCAAAATCACCCAAAGCAATAGATCCTATCATGCGCTTCTCACTGCCCTCGCATCCGGAGACCGGAGGGAGTATTCCGCATTTAGACGTGCTGATTTGGGTCGAAAAGAGGGAGAAGAATCGGCAGCATTTTTAGTAAAAAACTCTCTGCTGATTCGGCAAGAGTCCCAAGAAGAACCTTCCGATCAAAATGAAGAGGTCTCTGCACGCTTAGTATTTACCGCCCCGTTCCTGCGCTTTTGGTTCTTTGCCGTCTCTCCCTATTACAAAGGGATCAAAGAGGGTGATTTTACGGAAATGAAAGAGCACTGGGAAAATACCAAACAATCTTTTTTTGATCCTGTGTACGAAGGGCTCGTAATTGCTTTGGTGAAACAAAGTTTCAAAGAGGACTGGATGGCTAAAATCGGCTCGTACTGGGATAAAAACACAGAAATCGAAATACTGGGACAAACAAAATCAGGCAAGGTTATAGCCGGATCATGCAAATATTCCAAAGCCAAAGCCAACAAAAGCGAACTTTCCAAACTCCAGGAAAAATGTGCCAAAGCCGCACTTCATCCGGATATGTATGTTATTTTCTCCAAAAACGGATTTTCAAGCGAATTTAAAAAAGAGAAAAGTGATACGCTGAAGCTTTTAAGCCTCAAAAATCTTAAATCACTGATGGACGATCTGAACGAAAAAGATCTACTCGTCAACACCAATAAAAAATATTAA
- a CDS encoding polysaccharide deacetylase family protein — MTKLFLILTFLFHTALFADTDIIYDIRGYSPQLDANMTQFLDKWRINTVTPVQAGHYKNVIVNANTSRKNVTLTFDDAPDENNTYKLLDILKSHHVKAAFFMIGGTMVDSNITVVKRANDEGHLVLNHTFNHPRLTDLDENNITYQLGLAAARIETITGHYPILYRPPYGSINARVLNTVNDQGMTTVLWSLDSLDWTLKDPNAVVENVADNVRNGDIILMHRNPTSVAALPGVIEKLMEMGYTFLRLDELLGIKPYR; from the coding sequence ATGACGAAACTTTTTTTGATTCTAACGTTCTTATTTCATACTGCACTTTTCGCCGATACCGATATTATTTATGATATTCGCGGGTATTCTCCCCAACTCGATGCCAATATGACCCAATTTTTGGATAAATGGCGTATCAATACCGTCACGCCTGTTCAGGCTGGCCACTATAAAAACGTTATAGTAAACGCAAATACTTCCCGTAAAAATGTCACCCTCACATTTGACGACGCACCCGATGAGAACAATACCTACAAGCTCCTCGACATTCTCAAGTCTCATCATGTCAAAGCCGCTTTCTTTATGATCGGAGGGACGATGGTCGATAGTAATATCACAGTCGTTAAAAGAGCAAATGATGAAGGGCATCTAGTCCTAAATCATACCTTTAACCATCCGCGGCTCACGGATCTGGATGAAAACAACATCACCTATCAGCTGGGTCTCGCCGCAGCACGTATCGAAACAATTACCGGACACTATCCCATCCTTTACCGCCCTCCGTACGGTTCAATCAACGCTCGCGTCTTAAATACCGTCAATGATCAAGGGATGACCACCGTCCTCTGGTCGCTCGATTCCCTCGACTGGACCCTCAAAGATCCCAATGCCGTCGTGGAGAATGTTGCCGATAATGTCCGCAACGGCGATATCATCCTCATGCACCGCAATCCGACCAGCGTAGCAGCCCTTCCCGGAGTGATCGAAAAACTCATGGAAATGGGGTATACCTTCCTCCGTCTCGATGAATTGCTGGGGATAAAACCTTACAGATAA
- a CDS encoding ABC transporter permease, with amino-acid sequence MNFSFHRWWAIVLKEFLQLKRDRVTFAMMVVLPIIQLALFGFAINTDPKHLPIAIVTYDESDFTRTILSSMQTSDYFAINKDYTTPNEAQAALKKGEVQFILTIPSDFTKKLLRGEKPSILLEADATDPVTVSVALSSIEGIAQQVAKKDLVGPLSGLWSQKNPFDIRIHRLYNPNSINQYNIIPGLMGTVMTMTLTMMTALAITRERERGTMENLLATPARPLEIMTGKIIPYVFIGLVQASLILFASHYVFGVPFNGSIVLVYTVALLFIAVNLTIGITISSLAQNMLQALQLTIFYFLPSILLSGFMFPFYGMPKWAQHIGEILPLTYFNRLIRGIILKDNNLAMLWPNIWPLLIIAVVMMTLAVKFYKKTLD; translated from the coding sequence ATGAACTTTAGTTTTCATCGTTGGTGGGCCATTGTTCTCAAAGAGTTTTTACAGCTCAAACGCGATCGTGTCACGTTTGCCATGATGGTCGTACTGCCGATCATCCAGCTTGCTCTGTTCGGCTTCGCGATCAATACCGATCCCAAACATCTCCCGATCGCAATCGTAACGTATGATGAGAGTGATTTTACCCGTACGATTCTAAGTTCAATGCAAACTTCGGATTATTTTGCCATTAATAAGGACTATACCACACCCAACGAGGCGCAGGCAGCCCTCAAAAAAGGGGAGGTGCAGTTTATCCTCACGATTCCGAGTGATTTTACTAAAAAACTTCTCAGGGGCGAAAAGCCCTCCATTCTTCTTGAAGCGGATGCGACCGACCCGGTCACTGTTTCCGTTGCCCTTTCCTCTATCGAGGGAATTGCTCAGCAGGTTGCCAAAAAAGATCTCGTGGGTCCGCTTTCAGGGCTTTGGTCTCAGAAAAACCCGTTTGATATTCGAATCCATCGCCTCTATAACCCCAACAGTATCAATCAGTACAATATTATTCCGGGACTCATGGGGACAGTCATGACGATGACCCTCACTATGATGACGGCACTTGCCATCACCCGTGAACGTGAGCGGGGAACGATGGAAAATCTCCTCGCCACTCCGGCGCGGCCTCTGGAAATCATGACGGGGAAAATCATCCCCTATGTCTTTATCGGTCTTGTCCAAGCCTCTTTGATCCTTTTTGCTTCGCATTATGTATTCGGTGTTCCGTTCAACGGCTCGATTGTACTGGTTTATACGGTGGCGCTCCTCTTTATCGCCGTAAACCTCACCATCGGAATTACCATCTCCTCTTTGGCGCAAAATATGTTGCAGGCATTGCAGCTTACGATCTTTTATTTTCTCCCAAGCATCTTGCTCTCCGGTTTTATGTTCCCTTTTTATGGGATGCCAAAATGGGCGCAGCACATCGGTGAAATACTCCCGCTGACCTATTTCAACCGTCTTATTCGGGGTATTATTCTTAAAGACAATAATTTGGCGATGCTTTGGCCTAATATTTGGCCTTTATTGATTATTGCGGTTGTGATGATGACACTAGCGGTCAAGTTCTATAAGAAGACTCTCGACTAA
- a CDS encoding peptidylprolyl isomerase: MAWATARHILVNSEAECNALKAEIKNGASFAEVAADNSLCPSGRKGGDLGRFSPGQMVKEFDTAVFNGDVGVLYGPIKTQFGYHLLEVTSRG; encoded by the coding sequence ATGGCATGGGCAACCGCACGACATATTTTAGTAAATTCAGAAGCTGAGTGTAATGCTCTCAAAGCCGAAATTAAAAACGGGGCTTCTTTCGCGGAAGTGGCGGCAGACAATTCACTCTGTCCATCAGGACGCAAAGGGGGAGATTTGGGACGATTCAGCCCAGGTCAAATGGTAAAAGAGTTCGATACGGCAGTATTTAACGGAGATGTCGGCGTACTCTACGGCCCGATCAAAACCCAATTCGGCTACCATCTTTTAGAAGTAACGAGCAGAGGGTAA
- a CDS encoding NAD(P)/FAD-dependent oxidoreductase — MKKIAIIGGGLSGLYAATLLENNCSVTLFEARDRLGGRVYSVEGFDLGPSWIWPHQNRIIELIRSLGLNIFRQYRSGEALYETPQEIQRFNPAPNAPSGRIIEGLGALIDQLACRLVTTQINLGETVQMLVYNNDQILLTTNKDEYRFDHVIITLPPRLTLQSLRFDPPLPTKLQNHFASIPTWMGHSAKCVIEFETPFWREMGLSGFCFSHSGPMGEIHDACTYDRYALFGFIRSDTDMRTIELQVRQQLQRLFGETASPIIGFHCVDWRQEQFTSVKTDALPLSIHPNYGLECDYLNDKLTFIGTETSYHEGGYLEGALASTDKIRHLIT, encoded by the coding sequence ATGAAAAAAATAGCAATTATCGGCGGTGGTTTAAGCGGTCTGTACGCAGCAACCCTCTTGGAAAACAACTGCAGTGTAACCCTCTTCGAAGCACGTGATCGTCTGGGAGGGAGAGTCTATAGTGTTGAGGGATTCGATCTCGGTCCAAGTTGGATCTGGCCGCATCAAAACCGCATAATAGAGCTCATCCGTTCGCTCGGTTTGAACATTTTTCGGCAATACAGAAGCGGTGAAGCACTCTATGAAACGCCGCAAGAGATTCAACGTTTCAATCCAGCGCCCAATGCTCCATCCGGCAGAATTATCGAAGGGTTAGGTGCACTGATCGATCAACTCGCATGCCGACTTGTGACGACGCAAATCAATCTTGGTGAAACAGTCCAAATGCTCGTTTATAATAACGATCAAATCCTCCTCACCACAAATAAAGACGAATATCGATTTGACCATGTGATCATCACTTTACCCCCACGACTTACACTCCAATCTCTACGATTCGATCCACCTCTGCCTACTAAACTGCAAAACCACTTTGCCTCAATACCGACATGGATGGGGCACTCTGCCAAATGCGTTATCGAGTTTGAAACACCGTTTTGGCGTGAAATGGGGTTGAGCGGATTTTGTTTCAGCCACAGCGGCCCTATGGGAGAGATTCATGATGCCTGTACGTATGATCGCTATGCGTTATTCGGTTTTATCCGTTCCGATACCGATATGCGTACGATTGAATTGCAAGTGCGCCAACAGCTGCAACGGCTGTTCGGTGAAACTGCATCGCCGATTATCGGGTTTCATTGCGTCGATTGGCGCCAAGAACAATTTACGTCGGTCAAAACCGATGCGTTGCCATTAAGTATACATCCGAATTACGGGCTGGAATGCGATTATTTAAACGACAAATTAACGTTTATCGGGACCGAAACTTCCTATCACGAAGGGGGCTATCTCGAAGGTGCTTTGGCTTCTACCGATAAAATACGTCATTTGATCACATGA
- a CDS encoding NAD(P)/FAD-dependent oxidoreductase, translating into MQKTSEYIYDVIVVGAGAAGIMAAITAARRGHRVLLLEKLSKIAAKLKATGGGRCNLTNTLSNEDFMARFGRDGRFMTPALKAMDHRALIAFFAEIGVESHAPDGYRVFPISHSSVSIITALEEEMERLGITLITSVRAEKLEHNGERISGVSTSSQTYNAPHVIIATGGLGYPQLGAEGDGFKLASAAGHKITELYPAMMPLKTKEVWGESCRADTIAKVEIKIDLPKAKNIRAKGDLIFTSHGIRGPVVLDIAREINPYLSKHGEVPILINMTKGLNEEQIRTHIKKEIDRNPEQSILTHMMTLLPESVSRALCTLAEADPGKGFNKLEGIVRDRLIKFLAWTPLTVTGHDGFKMAMITRGGVSLKEIRPESMESKIIHGLYFCGEVMDLDGPCGGYNLQWSFASGYVAGHLGALSK; encoded by the coding sequence ATGCAAAAGACCTCAGAGTATATATATGATGTAATCGTCGTCGGTGCCGGAGCGGCCGGTATTATGGCCGCTATTACGGCCGCACGGCGCGGGCATCGTGTTTTACTGCTCGAAAAACTCTCTAAAATCGCCGCAAAGCTCAAAGCCACCGGCGGCGGACGATGCAATCTCACCAATACCCTCTCCAATGAAGATTTTATGGCACGGTTCGGACGTGACGGACGATTTATGACCCCTGCCCTTAAGGCTATGGATCATCGTGCTTTGATCGCTTTTTTCGCCGAAATCGGAGTTGAGAGCCATGCACCGGATGGTTACCGTGTTTTTCCGATATCCCACAGCTCAGTCAGTATCATCACCGCATTGGAAGAGGAGATGGAACGATTGGGCATCACCCTCATCACGTCAGTGCGTGCTGAAAAACTGGAACATAACGGCGAACGTATCAGCGGCGTAAGTACGAGCTCACAAACTTACAACGCACCCCATGTTATTATCGCAACAGGTGGATTGGGATATCCGCAGCTTGGAGCTGAGGGGGATGGATTCAAACTCGCCTCCGCAGCAGGTCATAAAATTACAGAGCTCTACCCTGCCATGATGCCGCTCAAAACCAAGGAAGTGTGGGGAGAATCATGCCGCGCCGATACGATTGCCAAAGTCGAAATCAAAATCGATCTGCCTAAAGCAAAAAATATCCGCGCCAAAGGGGACCTCATCTTTACCTCTCACGGGATCCGAGGACCTGTCGTACTCGATATTGCCCGTGAAATCAACCCATATCTTTCCAAACACGGCGAGGTTCCCATCCTAATCAATATGACCAAAGGGTTGAATGAAGAGCAAATACGGACGCATATCAAAAAAGAGATCGATAGAAATCCTGAGCAGTCTATATTAACCCATATGATGACGCTTCTTCCCGAATCGGTATCCCGGGCGCTGTGCACTCTCGCCGAAGCCGATCCGGGCAAAGGGTTTAATAAATTAGAAGGGATTGTACGAGACCGGCTTATCAAGTTCCTCGCATGGACTCCGCTCACCGTGACAGGTCATGACGGGTTTAAAATGGCGATGATCACCCGCGGCGGTGTATCGCTCAAAGAGATCCGTCCCGAAAGCATGGAGAGTAAAATCATCCACGGGCTTTATTTTTGCGGCGAAGTGATGGACCTCGACGGCCCGTGCGGCGGCTACAACCTGCAATGGTCATTCGCCAGCGGATATGTGGCGGGACATTTGGGAGCCCTCTCTAAATAA